The window GCAGCTATCGACCCTGGATTGGTGCCGTTATTGCGTGGAAACCGAGCATGCGCGGGATGGTTACGGGCACGCTGCTGCTGCGTTGAGGACGGCGCAGGGCGAGTTGCTGGCCTTGAGCCGGCAGACGGTTACCGTGTTTGCCTAGCAGATACCTGCAGGCCTGCACGCTTTCCTGTAGGAGCGGCCTTGTGTCGCGAAAGGGCCGCAAAGCGGCCCCGGCAATCTTCGCGGCGAAGCTGTAAATCCGGGGCTGCTGCGCAGCCCTTTCGCGACACAAGGCCGCTCCTACAAAAGATTGCGCGTGATTGGAGCATCAATGGCGATGCTTGTGTCGTTCCCGCCAGGCCTTCCACCAGGCCCCGCTCAGCAAGAAGCGCGGAAAGGTGATGAACTGCTCGGTCAGCAGGCGTTGCACGGCATCCTTGCGGTTGGCGAAGGGTTCGGGTTGCTCGGCTTCCAGTCGGTGGCCCTGGCGTTGCAGGCCCAGGCCGGCGATCAGCGCAATGATGCCAACGGCAATCTGGCCCAGGTCCAGGCCGAACAGGCCGGACAGAATCAGCAA of the Pseudomonas asiatica genome contains:
- a CDS encoding Mpo1-like protein, whose product is MSKRLPNLPAWQWRGYHHNHRHPANLVLHLIAVPLFILGTLLILSGLFGLDLGQIAVGIIALIAGLGLQRQGHRLEAEQPEPFANRKDAVQRLLTEQFITFPRFLLSGAWWKAWRERHKHRH